ACATTCAATTAGAGATCAATTTAAAACTTTAGATTTTAGATGTCTTACTTCTCTTTCAGGTACAACTCATCAAGGTTAAGCCAATAATTGATCCGATCTTCACGGGGGTCCATGCTAATATCAATGTTGCTGAAGACCAGCAGTACGCTCACTTCCGGTGTCTCCAGCTTCAGGCACATATCATCCAAAGCTGCCTGATAGGTTTCCGCCTTACCCGGCGGGAACTTTGCAGCAATCTGGTCGAGATAACCGTTCATATCCTGTTCGAGAATCACACGGTCATCCTTCATAATTTTCAAAGACGGGATATTGTTATTGGCAGGGTACGTCCAATAGATGCTATAGGTGCCTTTGTCGCCGTCAATTGTGATATATTCCTTCCCATTTACAGTTCCCATCTGCTTTACAGATTCCATCTGCATATTAATAGCCCAGCGGTAACCGCTGATATCTACGGGTTCGGCCGGTAACATCAGGGATGTTGCGATATAATTGTCTTTTCCCGGCATATCCTCAGGTTCCGGCCAGGTTTTATCAAAACCTAGTTTGTCTTTGAAGACATCGCTCTGGGCAAGACGTCGATCAAACCAGGACGGCAGCTTTGCCTCACTGGCACTGGCCAAATAGTCAACTCCATCGGTAATCGATTCACGTACTGCGCGTTCCGGTTGGACAGCTGAAGGAGTCAGCTGGTTATCCTGCAGTATTCCCTGGCTGACCAAGATCTTTTCCAGTCGGTTTACCTGCGCAGTGACCGGCAGTGCCTGATAGCCAACGACTGGTAATACGGAGAATACCGCAAGCACACAAGTCAGGACAGCAATTACAGCATGTGATCTGGCCTTTCGTATCATCAGCAGGACAGCCGCTGCTAAGGCCACAATCCAGATCAGTATGAAGGAATATTCAATCGTTTTAAGTCCTGACTTACCCAGCTGGATCACGACTGCCCAGGCTTCGAAGGCAAGAATCACCAGGGCGGCAATCGGATAAATTCGGCGATAGAATTTTGCCAGTGCGGATTCGTAATTGGTGACCATCATATGGAGCCAAATCCCGCCGATAGTATAAGCTGAGGCAATGCCTGAAAGCTGGACGAAAGACGATGCACCTATGCCGCTCATCGTCGTTTTGCCCGCCCATAGAAGCAGAACTGCGGTCAACGCCAGGATAATCGGAATCATGATGCTGCCAAACAGAATTTCAACAAACCGCGGCTGTTTCTGGGCCACTTCACGATGTTCGTCGACTTTTCCTTTGCGAAAATCCGGAAAATAGCCCACAAAAATCGTAAAAACCAAAAAGCCGGTCAGGGTCCCGATAACCATATAAACCTTGCTGCTCATGCCGTGATACAGCAAGGCCTGGACAGCACCTGCAACC
This genomic stretch from Dehalobacter restrictus DSM 9455 harbors:
- a CDS encoding DUF4153 domain-containing protein, giving the protein MNAFTRSIVQVLRGSAKAFQTFPAAIACAFGFAVVTLIRIQLDWPQQEPYNFLFNCLHWAFAMGAVFSLTVITAAQSRINQKKAFLAANLLGVMAAAVTFLALYQFGGTTPEGSRYAIVTTLAATRVSMAMLVSFLVFIILAGYPKDQSDFSRSLFMTQKAFFIAIIYGAVIMGGASGVAGAVQALLYHGMSSKVYMVIGTLTGFLVFTIFVGYFPDFRKGKVDEHREVAQKQPRFVEILFGSIMIPIILALTAVLLLWAGKTTMSGIGASSFVQLSGIASAYTIGGIWLHMMVTNYESALAKFYRRIYPIAALVILAFEAWAVVIQLGKSGLKTIEYSFILIWIVALAAAVLLMIRKARSHAVIAVLTCVLAVFSVLPVVGYQALPVTAQVNRLEKILVSQGILQDNQLTPSAVQPERAVRESITDGVDYLASASEAKLPSWFDRRLAQSDVFKDKLGFDKTWPEPEDMPGKDNYIATSLMLPAEPVDISGYRWAINMQMESVKQMGTVNGKEYITIDGDKGTYSIYWTYPANNNIPSLKIMKDDRVILEQDMNGYLDQIAAKFPPGKAETYQAALDDMCLKLETPEVSVLLVFSNIDISMDPREDRINYWLNLDELYLKEK